The stretch of DNA aaaactcggttgaaaaaagtaacacttaaaaaatatactttctattcacttcagttcacaattaatggcttaattcacaaacttacacaggtacctttcgaaataatccaattctatgtatgtttcgagtggttaatcaacattattttgagaaattaattaatttctccaccaatttcgccattggccgccatttctctgtattgcacatgtggcatgataagacaagtggacctacaaggatttatataaatcttccaggacgaaacgacaatttttatttttgatggttttccaacttatatttcaaatcttcgtgttttccataatgaaatgataaattctggtaaaagaaaaatgtgaataagtgttgatttcttaatttttttcaatttcgtcgtttcgcttcgttagtttgtgctgttgtcctggcctcagtccacaggtgccagcacctccagtaattttcaaaatggcagctgttgaccagacggaaatttactctcactttacggccgatttgcacatggattaagatcgtcaggtgaggtgttataggtatcagacaaactacgaatctgttgtgcgtcgattacaacaaaaattagacggatatcttaagagacaatgaaatgccaggcaaattactcgtcagtcaaattggctgacgaagatttcatacaaaaatgaccttcccattcctgactgtggtttgtgaaaatatccgatcgtgaaactaaaccacagacaggttactgactattcAAGccctagtctgaataccagtcgttgttacggttccgtacaggaacaacggctaggtactagactattCAAGCCCCAGCAAGTAAGCAACAGCATAGATTTGATTGTTATGTTAATGTTGAATAGAAACGTGTTTTTTCTCGCAACCCTGCCCCCAACGGCCACAGGGTCTGTCTATTTATTTAGTCAGTCTAGTCTGGTGGGTCGTGTGTATGCTTAAGACAAGACTCTCAAACCGGCCTAAACCACCAACTCAAGACGCGTACACTCAAATAAATTTGCGATACACTTGCCAAAATTTTGGCAGCTCTTTCTCTCGCAGTGTCGGTACCGGTCAACCCGTACCCTACAGCTATTATTGCGGACAATTTGTACGTAACGTATTTTTGTACGTGCATTTTGATATGCTTTTCACCAACCCCTCTATCtgaaaaacttattttggtttttgaaatAAGGCTATTTTTCCTGTTTGACATCGCGCAAAGcaaaaaaacatgaattttCGTTTTGTGACATCAGACCGATCAGATATACACGCGATAGGAGATATTTTCGACGATGAAACTGTTTCTAATACAATTAAATTGAACATCATGTAAAATGATGCCCGGTTTGTTTAGCGATAGACGAGCGTCGCTCGCATTGTCTTGTTGCTAACGAACAATTTAGAtgcctggggccagttgctcaaaggttggttagaatttaccagtggatagttgacatagtggcgattaaaacttcattgttactatggtatttatccattggttttctttaaccaacttttgagcaactgacccctgcactctatttattaatggatgggacctgtttttctgggatattttgcttacgtTTTCGGGtacagttctgtaccaataaATAGGGATTGCCAAACAGTCCCGTTTAATCAGGTTAGAGAGACCAGTAGGCCTACTGTTAAAATAGGCGCGGTCTTTTGTTATCAGTAGCCGATGGAATAGCTCACCAAACCCATGTATCTTGATCtttcttatcatttctattcaaCTTTGCTGTTTTGATGTTTTCAGCCACATGGTTACAGCGGTCTTATACATCTTAGACACATTACCCCTGGTTCTAAGTGTAGACGTGCGTAAGCTGTTGAAATGTCAATtaacatttctaatttcatatttccagCGTGTAATTCGATAGTCGAAAAAAGAAGGTCCCGAATGAACTCCGCCAAAATGCAGTGGTTAACCGCAAAGAAAGTGATAGTCGTTATGCTGCTGTTATTTTTCGTAGTCGCCGTGTCAGTGTTTCAATTCGCGAAGATATCCGTGCCGACCATGCCTCGGTTTCTCATACGCAACGTCCACCACCGCGAAGTGAACTTAACCGGCTTCAACAACCGGTCGTTCGGCAACACTCAGCTGTTACATAAATACTGCGACGACCACATGGTCAGTCTCGTGCCGCCCGGTTCGAGAAACGAAATCGAACTGTCCAACTTTCGAAAGCTGATGAAGACGTGGCCGATATCTGTCCCGAAAGCGGCCGTCATTCTGCTGATTGATAAAGCGGAAACGCGTATGAAAATGCTCAAACGTCTGCTACTGCAATACGAGACGAACTTCGCGGCGAAGTTCACCAACTATCCGATCATCCTGTTCCACGATAAGAACTTTCCCGAAGATCTGAAGCTGAAAATACGCTCGTGGAGTAAAACGTTGCATATTTTTCTCTACCTCGTGTCGTTCGAGTATCCGAACTGTTTCGTGATACGCGAGAACGTCGCCAAGGCGGCGCCGTGCAGCGGACACACGATCGGTTATCGCCACATGTGTCGGTTCATGATGCTGAAGATGTTTCACCAGGAGATCATACACGAAGTCGAGTATTACTGGCGCCTCGACACCGACTCGGAATTGCCGTCGCCGGTCGCGTACGACGTTTTCAAAAAGATGCGCGACGAAAACCTCGAATACGCGTTCAAGTCGAAAACGTCGGAGCGCGCGTCGTGTATGCTCGGTTTGCGCGAGTCGACCGAGCGTTATGTCAAGCTCAACCATATCAAACCGACGTTCCTCGCGCAGTGGGGGAAGGTGGACATGTTCTATAACAACTTCGAAGTGTCGAAGATTAGTTTCTGGACGTCGGTCGAAGTGCAGAATTTTCTACGATACATCGACGTGCTCGGAGGTGTTTATTATATTCGCTGGGGCGACGCGCCGATTAAGTCGTTGGCCGTAGCCGTTTTCATGGACAAAAGCAAAGTGCGTCAATTCAACGAAATCGTTTACTACCATGCTGCTCATACAGATGttagaaatataaaactgCGCAGATAGGGTTTCGATTGAATCGATGTAACGAAGGTTTAGGatcaaaatctttttattcCAAGGCTCATAGCTGTCCTTGAAGGTCATGGAGTCATGGAATGGGTcaattcaaggccttgaagGTCATGGAATGGCCTCTAGTACTCTTGAATCACGGTCATGGTTAAAAAATTCTACTTCAGTGTGTTGAAATAAAATGGGGTACAAAGCTTCAGTGGTCTACACTGCGGTGTTGTGTATTTATTATTAGTTActtatatttcactatgtttgacagttgtTGCAATTGTTCAATAGAGATTTAAAACAAACTGATTATAAAtgacatcaatacactgcactgGTGCGCATTAACCGAAAGGGTTGATTGACCTCATATCAGTTtggattgaaataaaaaaatttaaaactttgTCAGCGTTCTTTACCAGCGCCTTAGAAAACGGGAGCAGAATGAGAGAATGTTTTAAGGCCTTGAATAGCCGCAAAATCCTTTCATGAAGGGTATTGAAAACTGAAGAATTGGCAGTAATCCACAACCTAGTCTATGAATTTGTTTCCAATATTTTAACCCTTGATTAAGATTCTAACCTACAACTACAGGAATCTGGATATTCATAAGTTTATGTACTGTCTACTATATTGCTATATTAACCTGTTAGCACTTTCGCTAGAATTTCACTATTTAGTGTCTATTCAGGGTTTACAGCGGTCCTTCCAAGTCCTtcttttggaaaaagtttGAACAAACATCATCTTTGTCCTTCTTTTTGACTTTAAGTCTTTCCTTTTGATAAGAAAGTCCTTCCAAATTTGATTCTTATGTATTTTCGTGCGCAATTTTGTCGCGAATTCGACTGTTGAAGTATTTTATTACTCAGGCCTGTTAATTCATCAGAAAGATTGAAACACAGGAAAGTGTTATGAAATTACCCTGAAATTTATGACTGGTCTACTATTGTATTCCGGCAAAGGCATTGCGAAAATGCTCCGTTATGGGGCCTCATTTTACTGGAAAGTACCGCTTTCTGAGTCTTTTCGGGTCTAAAATGGCCGAAAATGTCcttcttagcatttctttttACCCTGGCCTTACCACTGGAAACCCTGACTATTGCTGCACAGAAATCCACATTTATCGTTATTACGGAATTGTTCATTTCCAGTTGATTTTCATGTGACAAGTtggtgttattttgtagtaaaaaCACTGGGCTTTCATGTGACGTgagatttgatgaggtgggccGCCAAAATCATGACCTTTTGACCATCAAATTTCATCCTGACCTACTTGAAGGGTACTTCCAGAATACAGTCAGTGcaatgaatttttgttttccCAACTCGTCCTTGACTGACGGCAAACTTTTTCCGGTGTTAAAAATGTGTGCCTTGACCtgattatttatttgaaatcttaGAAAAACGTAGCAGAGATTTCCCTTCTGCACTTGGATAGAACTGAGAGCGTTCTGGTCCGTCGTGTTCATACCCCAAATACTCGAGAATTTCAAATAGgaagatgttgatttctgtacAGAATTTCGACGTCATGGATGTCTAGTTTATCCTAGTGCGATTCCTACTGCAACTAGTTTTGTTTAGCAGACGAAAAAAAGTCAGTCGATTTCGGGTGGCTTGATGAGTTAGGTTAGATCTCTTAAACTCCTGCTGACATGTACCGACAAATATAAGGCATGTAAAATCTTGTCCTACAGAGGTTCAAAAAGATAGAGCAGGCCATGATACAGTTAGAAACCTATAGCTTGATATTGTATAAATAAGGCGTCATTTTAAGAATATATATTTCCATAAACGCCACGCCAAACTTGGATATGCATATTTATGTTCTGCGTACATTTACAATGTACTATTTATCATTCCTCTGAACATAATCATTCGCGCCTCAACGGTTTAATGCATTAGGGGAAACAGAAATATATGTagtataatttattcattcttctatttttttaaagtattgTCGATTCActgaatgatattttcttgacCGTCCGCGTGATCGATGTTTGATTTATTGTGTcttttacaattagtaaataaaatcataactgCTTGTTCATATCAAAGAAAGTCTAAATTACTGGTTTAGTTGGTATGGTTCACTCTTTCAATGGTGAGAAGGCTACTCCACTCAAGGCAGCGGGCACTCGGCGGTGCAGACAGGAGTTTCCATGTTGTCTCTGAACACAATTCCCGTTCGGTGAACTTTAACAAAAGGTTCTTCATCGGAGGAAGACACGGATGTCATATGTTTCGGTGGCTTGATTTAATCGATGCCATGATACATAAAGTACATTGACCTATACCTCAGAGAAGAGGACAAACAAACTTAATGGTTGAATTGTACGTAGTGATTGAATACGGTCGAACCCTCTATCCGGATAATGGTATAATCTGGACAATATTTGCAATCCATTTGTTCGTTAATACACAAGAAAACGACTTAATCCGGATTTCCTGTAAACCgtatgaattttgttggtcccaaatgAGCCAAATTTAGCGGATTCTACTGTAAATATTGCcgataataatttatcaagTTAAGTAGCTCAGTGGTATTaagcagggtggccactgtTGTTTGACCTGCTTTTCCCCCTGACTGTTCTACGAAATGCACGTTTTCCCTTGACTTGATCTGTtaagaattcaatcaaatacGGAAGACAAAAAATCTCCCTGATTTTTAACGTTttaacaaaattccctgacttatgaagaaaagaaaattccatgGATTTTCCTCGTGTTTTagtaatatcaaattttcatgaaaagtggaatatacatgtactatcTATTGCCATCTATTCAAAGTATTCCCGACTGAAGTCAGTCAAACAGAAAAACTCGAAAATCCAATTCATTGCTTCAAAGACAAGAATAAACATCATATATTCACTGAAAGCTATCATATATTATATCATCCTATAATTTAACGTCAACCATACAATCTGATTTGAACAAGCACTACTCTATAACATACCAGCAACATCTGAGACAGATTACGCAATAAATCATCGTTCTGCAATACGAAGCATTTTTGATTAAAACAGTGACCAAC from Tubulanus polymorphus chromosome 11, tnTubPoly1.2, whole genome shotgun sequence encodes:
- the LOC141913026 gene encoding uncharacterized protein LOC141913026 gives rise to the protein MRELHEYIHGIISVDFHADLEKYLRGEPLSDMQHGAGVTNPDVLGFIFSFVRRGVSKKLKVHPTYYLTYPKVTLPIMASEKMLSLILRDRVSPERISKALQMQATVFIVSSYFGISLDLGYIICRATTACNSIVEKRRSRMNSAKMQWLTAKKVIVVMLLLFFVVAVSVFQFAKISVPTMPRFLIRNVHHREVNLTGFNNRSFGNTQLLHKYCDDHMVSLVPPGSRNEIELSNFRKLMKTWPISVPKAAVILLIDKAETRMKMLKRLLLQYETNFAAKFTNYPIILFHDKNFPEDLKLKIRSWSKTLHIFLYLVSFEYPNCFVIRENVAKAAPCSGHTIGYRHMCRFMMLKMFHQEIIHEVEYYWRLDTDSELPSPVAYDVFKKMRDENLEYAFKSKTSERASCMLGLRESTERYVKLNHIKPTFLAQWGKVDMFYNNFEVSKISFWTSVEVQNFLRYIDVLGGVYYIRWGDAPIKSLAVAVFMDKSKVRQFNEIVYYHAAHTDVRNIKLRR